A single region of the Thermoleophilum album genome encodes:
- a CDS encoding FHA domain-containing protein, with the protein MNDPLVALLKLAFLVVLYLFLVWVVRSARRQLDVAGPAPPEPVMAAVGENARAVALDLHAGLRPRLEVVAALGHQPGEELAIDGGATLGRAASADVVVQDPFASAAHARIFGHGGFMWIEDLGSTNGTYVNGRRVTSPQRLRPSDVIRIGDSEYRYWE; encoded by the coding sequence ATGAACGACCCGCTCGTCGCGCTGCTCAAGCTCGCCTTCCTGGTGGTCCTATACCTGTTTCTGGTGTGGGTCGTGCGCAGCGCCCGTCGCCAGCTCGACGTCGCCGGTCCGGCGCCGCCTGAGCCGGTGATGGCCGCTGTTGGCGAGAACGCGCGTGCCGTCGCGCTCGATCTGCACGCCGGCCTGCGCCCGCGCCTAGAGGTCGTCGCTGCTCTCGGCCACCAACCCGGGGAGGAGCTAGCGATCGACGGTGGCGCGACACTAGGGCGAGCAGCCTCCGCGGACGTCGTCGTGCAGGACCCGTTCGCCTCGGCCGCGCACGCGCGCATCTTCGGTCACGGTGGGTTCATGTGGATCGAGGATCTCGGCTCGACCAACGGCACGTACGTGAACGGTCGCCGCGTCACGTCGCCGCAACGTCTGCGCCCTTCCGACGTGATCCGGATCGGTGACAGCGAGTACAGGTACTGGGAGTAG
- a CDS encoding FhaA domain-containing protein encodes MSVLRNIESRLGAFVEGVFGRAFRSSVQPVEIAEKLAREMEENQVVSVSRVYAPNLYRVYLSPEDRKQFESYEEALRKELSDYLLEHARNEGLSLTSRPRVEFLTDERLSVGEFGIQAQLLSIGVDDAGERVPRPAEFGETMVYSPERAARPLAPHVPAAQTRALLIVDGKRIVLGDRTVVGRSRECDVVVPDPNASRRHAEVRREGNGWVVRDLGSTNGTLVNGRRVAQAPLRHGDRLTVGLTEVVFEVE; translated from the coding sequence GTGAGCGTCTTGCGCAACATCGAATCGCGGCTCGGCGCCTTTGTCGAGGGCGTGTTCGGCCGTGCGTTCCGCTCCTCGGTCCAGCCGGTCGAGATCGCCGAAAAGCTGGCGCGCGAGATGGAGGAAAACCAGGTCGTGTCGGTCTCGCGCGTGTACGCGCCGAACCTCTATCGGGTCTATCTGTCTCCCGAAGACCGCAAACAGTTCGAGAGCTACGAAGAGGCGCTGCGCAAAGAGCTCTCCGACTATCTGCTCGAGCACGCCCGCAACGAAGGTCTTTCGCTCACCAGTCGACCACGCGTCGAGTTCCTCACCGACGAGCGCCTCAGCGTCGGCGAGTTCGGCATCCAGGCGCAGCTGCTCTCGATCGGGGTCGACGACGCTGGGGAGCGCGTCCCGCGCCCGGCAGAGTTCGGCGAGACGATGGTCTATTCACCCGAGCGTGCAGCACGTCCTCTCGCGCCCCATGTGCCAGCGGCACAGACGCGTGCCTTGCTGATCGTCGACGGCAAGCGCATCGTGCTCGGCGATCGGACGGTGGTCGGGCGCAGCCGGGAGTGCGATGTGGTCGTTCCCGACCCGAACGCTTCACGTCGCCACGCCGAGGTTCGGCGGGAAGGCAACGGCTGGGTGGTGCGCGACCTCGGTTCGACGAACGGGACGCTGGTCAACGGGCGGCGCGTAGCGCAAGCACCACTCCGCCACGGTGACCGATTGACCGTCGGTCTCACCGAGGTCGTTTTCGAAGTCGAGTAG
- a CDS encoding Stp1/IreP family PP2C-type Ser/Thr phosphatase: MALRVAEHAQLSDRGRHRELNEDAYVVNPPYFAVADGMGGAQAGEVASQLAADAVREHRPNLPPEERLAAIAREANRRIYSLAARDERRRGMGTTLTAALVNGDEVAIGHVGDSRAYRWRDGRLEQLTRDHSLVAELQRSGQLTPEAAEQHPQRSVITRALGPEADVEVDTYTVPARAGDVFLLCSDGLTTMLSDDEIAAILERARDLEDAAQTLVRAANQSGGRDNITVILFRLEDAAGEDPDAERVDNETTVSRTASSASAPDETIPGTLAAPPVNMAHGRQAGTSPRATGPQVPSPSGHRVRYQRAVRLQRSARRIGALLAVCAILVAGAIGARQALRSVYFVGTDESGLITLYRGLPYELPLGIRLYETEYVSGMPARALSEQRRAAVLDHTLRSRRDAVDLVRAIENGRIEGLRAP, encoded by the coding sequence GTGGCTTTGCGCGTCGCCGAGCACGCCCAACTGAGCGATCGCGGCCGCCACCGCGAGCTGAACGAGGACGCGTACGTCGTCAACCCGCCGTACTTCGCCGTCGCCGACGGCATGGGTGGCGCACAGGCTGGCGAGGTCGCCTCGCAACTTGCGGCCGACGCGGTGCGCGAGCACCGACCGAACCTGCCGCCCGAGGAACGGCTCGCCGCGATCGCGCGCGAGGCCAACCGCCGCATCTATTCGTTGGCCGCTCGTGACGAGCGACGCCGGGGCATGGGAACCACCCTCACCGCGGCGCTCGTCAACGGCGACGAGGTAGCGATCGGGCACGTCGGCGACAGTCGCGCGTACCGCTGGCGCGACGGTCGCCTCGAGCAGCTCACGCGTGACCACTCGCTGGTGGCTGAACTGCAGCGCAGCGGCCAGCTGACGCCGGAGGCGGCCGAGCAGCACCCACAACGTTCGGTGATCACGCGCGCCCTGGGTCCCGAGGCCGACGTCGAGGTCGACACCTACACCGTCCCTGCGCGTGCGGGCGATGTCTTCTTGCTCTGTTCCGACGGCCTCACGACGATGTTGAGCGACGACGAGATAGCCGCGATTCTGGAGCGTGCCCGCGATCTCGAAGACGCCGCCCAGACGCTGGTGCGAGCGGCGAACCAGAGCGGCGGACGCGACAACATCACCGTGATCCTCTTCCGTCTAGAGGACGCGGCGGGGGAGGACCCGGACGCCGAGCGCGTAGACAACGAGACCACCGTGTCGCGCACGGCAAGCAGCGCCTCTGCTCCCGACGAGACGATCCCCGGCACCCTCGCGGCGCCACCGGTGAACATGGCTCACGGGCGCCAAGCGGGTACCAGCCCCCGGGCGACCGGCCCGCAGGTGCCTTCGCCGAGCGGGCATCGCGTTCGGTATCAGCGAGCGGTGCGGTTGCAGCGAAGCGCGCGCCGGATCGGCGCGCTCCTAGCGGTCTGCGCGATCTTGGTCGCTGGCGCGATCGGCGCACGCCAGGCTCTGCGCAGCGTCTACTTCGTCGGCACCGACGAGTCGGGTCTGATCACGCTCTACCGCGGCCTGCCCTACGAGTTGCCGCTCGGGATTCGCCTCTACGAGACCGAGTACGTGTCGGGAATGCCCGCCAGGGCGTTGAGCGAACAGCGTCGTGCTGCCGTTCTCGACCACACGCTGCGCAGCCGCCGCGACGCGGTCGACCTCGTCCGCGCCATCGAGAACGGTCGAATCGAAGGTCTGCGAGCGCCGTGA